Proteins from a genomic interval of Rubinisphaera italica:
- a CDS encoding AraC family transcriptional regulator: MAKQNQESQVEPTFVSQQVTDARRYYLNLNPDPNRPLSVVCGGVERMRPEYVVKRVDFPFYAIEIVVEGEGSLNLNGKMSPLGPGSVFAYGPGVQHTIQNDPQNRMRKYYVDLSGKQVETLLQETGLIPWRVMKIFAIHEFIDLFEMLDREAREDSSVSYAVCETLARLLLLKITQRTVANGGNLPRSFETYQRIRTHLEKHYLRLNTIEEAAQECHVSSIYLSRLFKKFAGAGAYQFLLRLKMNSAAELLLDEGLLVKQVAAHLGYPDAFQFSRAFKRIYGVPPKQLLDSRHLR; the protein is encoded by the coding sequence ATGGCAAAACAGAATCAGGAATCACAGGTCGAACCCACATTTGTCTCTCAACAGGTGACTGATGCGCGTCGGTACTATCTCAATTTGAATCCCGATCCTAACAGACCGTTGTCGGTCGTTTGTGGTGGTGTTGAACGGATGCGGCCAGAGTACGTGGTGAAGCGTGTCGATTTTCCCTTTTATGCAATTGAAATTGTTGTGGAAGGGGAGGGGAGTCTGAATCTGAATGGGAAAATGTCTCCGTTGGGGCCGGGCTCAGTCTTTGCATATGGTCCCGGCGTGCAGCATACCATTCAAAACGATCCACAGAACCGGATGCGGAAATATTACGTCGATCTGTCAGGAAAACAGGTCGAGACGCTACTTCAGGAAACGGGATTGATACCTTGGAGAGTGATGAAGATTTTTGCAATTCACGAGTTCATCGATCTGTTTGAAATGCTTGATCGGGAAGCCAGAGAAGACAGTTCTGTTTCATACGCAGTTTGCGAGACCCTGGCTCGATTGTTACTGCTGAAGATCACACAGCGAACTGTCGCGAATGGTGGGAACTTGCCGCGTTCCTTTGAGACTTATCAAAGAATACGAACACATCTGGAAAAACATTACCTGCGATTAAACACGATTGAAGAAGCCGCGCAGGAATGTCATGTCAGTTCGATTTATCTCTCTCGATTGTTTAAGAAGTTCGCAGGAGCCGGGGCATATCAATTTCTGCTCCGGCTGAAAATGAATTCTGCTGCCGAGTTACTGCTCGATGAAGGCCTGCTTGTGAAACAAGTGGCCGCTCATTTGGGTTATCCAGACGCCTTTCAGTTTTCCCGAGCGTTCAAAAGAATTTACGGCGTTCCTCCGAAACAGTTACTCGATTCACGCCATTTGAGATAG
- a CDS encoding tagaturonate epimerase family protein, with amino-acid sequence MPEQNKHHCVTLGLAPSFGFGDRIGLATPGHVEAMKRAGGSIEPIFPQQSIREMTRTKRTATQVMCDAMNGAISSGWTGRIGADADHLKTPDDVNVTAEAGFTFFTLDPSGEVDQKADDYSEAQVKEKFEQVKNSAPWYDSYVGKSLQLSTGTKIDLTEEVCMRAAVKYGAAIQKALSLADHIRNVHEKLLREYEIELSVDETDQPTTLAEHYIIADQCLKGEMKLVSLAPRFIGELEKGVDYKGDVDALESSLNDHAAIAELLGPYKLSLHSGSDKISMYPALARATKGRFHVKTAGTSYLEALRVVARHDEALFRSIVRFGRERYDTDKATYHVSATNAEVPDESDLNVTKLEQVYLERWCDVPQGKGFTEPGRQILHCTFGSTLTDADLGPAIRSVLESHPDTYKEVLADHFARHLEALNEY; translated from the coding sequence ATGCCCGAACAAAACAAACACCACTGCGTCACACTCGGACTGGCTCCCAGCTTTGGATTTGGCGATCGAATTGGCCTGGCAACTCCCGGTCATGTCGAAGCAATGAAACGTGCCGGGGGCAGTATCGAGCCGATTTTTCCTCAGCAGTCAATTCGAGAAATGACTCGCACCAAACGAACGGCCACTCAGGTGATGTGTGATGCGATGAATGGAGCGATCAGTTCAGGCTGGACAGGGCGAATTGGAGCCGACGCCGATCATTTGAAAACACCGGACGATGTGAATGTCACTGCCGAAGCTGGCTTCACGTTTTTCACGCTCGATCCGTCCGGCGAAGTCGATCAGAAAGCGGACGACTACTCCGAAGCTCAGGTGAAAGAAAAATTCGAACAAGTCAAAAACTCAGCTCCCTGGTACGACTCTTATGTCGGAAAGTCTTTGCAATTATCCACAGGAACAAAAATTGATCTGACGGAAGAAGTTTGTATGCGGGCAGCCGTGAAATATGGTGCTGCCATTCAGAAAGCATTAAGTTTGGCAGATCACATTCGCAATGTCCACGAGAAATTACTGCGTGAATATGAGATAGAATTGTCTGTCGATGAAACCGATCAGCCAACCACTTTGGCAGAGCACTACATCATTGCGGATCAGTGCCTTAAAGGTGAAATGAAACTCGTCAGTCTGGCCCCTCGATTCATCGGCGAGTTGGAAAAAGGTGTCGATTACAAAGGAGATGTCGACGCATTGGAGTCGTCATTGAACGATCATGCCGCCATCGCAGAATTGCTTGGGCCTTATAAATTGAGCCTGCATTCCGGCTCCGACAAAATCTCCATGTACCCGGCTCTGGCACGAGCGACGAAGGGACGGTTTCATGTCAAGACGGCTGGAACCAGTTATCTGGAAGCACTTCGTGTTGTCGCCCGGCACGATGAAGCCCTGTTTCGCAGCATCGTTCGCTTTGGGCGCGAACGTTACGATACCGACAAAGCGACCTACCACGTTTCTGCTACGAATGCAGAGGTACCTGATGAAAGCGATCTGAATGTGACTAAACTCGAACAAGTCTATCTCGAACGCTGGTGCGATGTACCACAAGGGAAAGGCTTCACCGAACCGGGACGACAAATTCTGCATTGCACATTCGGCTCAACCTTAACCGATGCCGATCTGGGTCCTGCTATCCGATCCGTTCTGGAGTCACATCCAGACACGTACAAAGAAGTTCTGGCCGATCATTTCGCACGTCATTTAGAAGCACTTAATGAATATTAA
- a CDS encoding zinc-binding alcohol dehydrogenase family protein, with translation MKALQLENPKVWRMIDIPEPKAPGDGEALVRVHRVGICGTDVGGYLGKMPFFSYPRIPGHELGVEVLEVGSDVTNIKVGDHCAVEPYLNCQKCYSCQRGFTNCCEHHKTLGVMCDGGLTDRIILPARKLHPANNLKYEQAALVETLAIGCHAVDRAAPKKGETVLIIGAGPIGLSALEFVKISGARPIVADLSDSRLEFVREKMGVPDTILIQNNESDLSTLEEMTNGQRADVVIDATGHNGSMVRSLELAAFAGRVVYVGISQQNLEFPHAPVMHRRELTLMASRNALSSDFARIISLIEDGTINTTPWITHRTTFDKVIDEFETFTRPESGVIKAVIELP, from the coding sequence ATGAAAGCACTTCAACTGGAAAATCCGAAAGTCTGGCGGATGATTGACATTCCGGAACCGAAAGCACCTGGCGACGGCGAAGCTCTGGTGCGAGTACATCGTGTCGGCATTTGTGGAACTGACGTCGGCGGATATCTCGGCAAAATGCCTTTCTTTTCTTATCCCCGCATTCCCGGTCACGAACTTGGCGTCGAAGTTCTGGAAGTGGGTAGCGATGTTACAAACATCAAAGTCGGCGACCACTGTGCAGTCGAGCCATATTTGAATTGCCAGAAGTGTTATTCCTGTCAAAGAGGGTTCACGAACTGTTGTGAACATCACAAAACCTTGGGAGTTATGTGCGATGGAGGATTAACTGATCGGATTATTCTTCCCGCCAGAAAATTACACCCGGCAAACAATCTCAAATATGAACAAGCCGCTCTGGTAGAAACTCTAGCTATCGGATGCCACGCCGTTGACCGTGCTGCTCCCAAGAAAGGGGAAACGGTTTTGATTATCGGAGCCGGGCCGATTGGATTGTCTGCTCTGGAATTCGTCAAAATCTCAGGAGCACGACCGATTGTTGCCGATTTGAGTGATTCGCGACTCGAATTCGTCCGTGAAAAAATGGGAGTGCCCGACACCATTCTGATTCAGAATAATGAAAGTGATCTTTCTACACTCGAAGAAATGACGAATGGTCAACGAGCCGATGTGGTGATCGATGCGACCGGACACAACGGATCGATGGTTCGATCACTGGAACTGGCGGCTTTTGCCGGGCGTGTCGTCTATGTTGGCATCAGTCAGCAAAACCTGGAATTCCCGCATGCCCCGGTGATGCACCGCCGCGAATTGACGCTGATGGCCAGTCGAAATGCGTTATCGTCTGACTTCGCCCGCATCATCAGTCTGATCGAAGACGGCACGATCAACACGACCCCCTGGATCACACACCGGACAACCTTTGATAAAGTGATTGACGAGTTTGAGACCTTCACACGACCGGAGTCGGGTGTGATCAAAGCGGTGATCGAATTACCTTGA
- a CDS encoding sulfatase-like hydrolase/transferase, with protein sequence MLQPKRDLFSFQNWTLFPSLVIACLLVLPNMTFGEKAVSKSPNILFIIVDDQSPFDLRVYNESTSLETPTIDRLAAEGVVVDRAYQMGSWSGAVCTPSRHMVMSGRTVWHIPDRSKRTQNNPHIGKDQLVPPDLADYTMAAVFNRAGYDTMRTCKNGNSYEAANKKFSIRHDATKRGGTAESGSAWHAKQVLEYLGDRESSKDEDPFLIYFGFSHPHDTRDGRPDLLEKYGAVNHSDPNTYPPKNDKQPALPINYLPEHPFHHGHPNLRDEVAVSGVWKRRDPLTIRNELGREFACSENIDQQIDRVLKKLEAMGELENTYIVYTSDHGMAIGRHGLQGKQNLYEHTWRVPYIVKGPGLPAGKRVQGNIYLLDTLATLCDFAGITPPESNEGISFRKVLEGQESTVRDTLFGVYCGGTKPGMRSVRKGDWKLIKYDVLDGTVRETQLINLKENPHEFLQEHHSQKLQELTGAKPEEHQINLADDPKYAKKLAEMEALLAKEMQRLDDPYRLWDQAQ encoded by the coding sequence ATGCTTCAACCAAAACGCGATTTGTTTTCTTTCCAAAACTGGACACTGTTTCCCAGTCTTGTTATCGCCTGTCTGCTGGTTCTGCCAAACATGACCTTTGGAGAAAAGGCCGTTTCTAAAAGCCCTAATATTCTATTCATTATTGTCGATGATCAATCTCCGTTTGACTTGAGAGTATATAATGAAAGCACGTCATTAGAAACGCCGACGATTGATCGGCTGGCAGCAGAAGGCGTTGTTGTTGATCGAGCCTATCAAATGGGATCCTGGTCGGGAGCAGTCTGCACGCCATCGCGTCACATGGTGATGAGCGGTCGTACTGTCTGGCATATTCCTGATCGGAGCAAGAGAACGCAAAACAATCCTCACATTGGTAAAGATCAACTAGTCCCTCCGGATCTGGCAGATTACACGATGGCTGCCGTTTTCAATCGAGCTGGTTACGACACAATGCGAACCTGTAAAAACGGAAACAGTTATGAAGCAGCCAATAAAAAGTTTTCCATTAGACACGATGCCACCAAACGAGGCGGCACTGCAGAGTCGGGAAGTGCCTGGCATGCCAAGCAGGTGCTCGAATATCTGGGCGATCGAGAGTCCAGTAAAGATGAAGATCCTTTTCTAATTTACTTCGGCTTTTCACATCCTCACGATACGCGCGATGGTCGCCCCGATTTGCTGGAGAAATATGGAGCAGTCAACCACAGCGACCCGAACACTTATCCCCCAAAAAACGATAAGCAACCTGCTCTGCCGATCAATTATCTTCCTGAACATCCTTTCCATCACGGCCATCCTAATTTGCGTGATGAAGTTGCCGTGAGTGGTGTCTGGAAACGACGTGACCCGCTCACGATCCGCAATGAACTGGGACGCGAATTTGCCTGCAGCGAAAATATTGATCAGCAAATCGACCGAGTTCTCAAAAAGCTGGAAGCGATGGGAGAACTCGAAAACACATATATCGTCTACACCTCTGACCACGGCATGGCTATTGGACGACATGGACTTCAGGGGAAACAAAATCTATACGAACATACCTGGCGTGTTCCCTACATTGTGAAAGGTCCAGGTCTGCCAGCAGGGAAACGAGTTCAAGGAAATATTTATCTGCTGGACACCCTGGCCACTTTGTGTGACTTCGCTGGCATTACCCCTCCAGAGTCCAATGAAGGAATCAGTTTTCGAAAAGTGCTCGAAGGACAGGAATCAACAGTCCGCGACACACTCTTCGGCGTCTATTGTGGCGGCACAAAACCGGGAATGCGAAGTGTTCGAAAGGGAGACTGGAAGCTGATCAAGTACGATGTCCTGGATGGAACCGTTCGCGAGACTCAACTGATCAATCTGAAAGAGAATCCGCATGAATTCCTGCAGGAACATCATTCTCAAAAGCTTCAGGAACTCACTGGAGCGAAGCCAGAAGAACATCAGATCAATCTGGCAGACGATCCTAAGTACGCCAAAAAACTCGCCGAGATGGAAGCTCTGCTGGCAAAAGAAATGCAACGCCTGGATGACCCCTACCGGTTGTGGGATCAAGCTCAATAG
- a CDS encoding aldo/keto reductase: MQTRKLGQTDLELPILSFGASSLGQEFRSVQLDQAIESVHTALDCEINFLDTSPFYGRGMSEVLLGIALRGVPRDEYLLCTKLGRYDLQHFDFSAKRVAESVDVSLHRLGTDHLDIVLCHDIEFVPLDQIVEETIPALKKIKESGKVRYFGISGYPMKIFREITAQCDIDCVLSYNQYTLQNRRFAEEMVPELKSKGIGIMNAGPFSARLLTQTAPPDWLKEPEEVKAAARNAAEFCQKQGVDIAQLALQFSCANPDMATTVAGSANPDNIRKWKKWLEEPLDQQLLKDVEAIFEPVMNIGHKEGLPENN; encoded by the coding sequence ATGCAGACGCGAAAACTCGGACAGACCGATCTCGAACTTCCCATCCTCAGTTTTGGAGCCTCTTCGCTCGGACAGGAATTTCGCAGTGTTCAACTCGATCAGGCGATCGAAAGTGTTCACACCGCTTTGGATTGTGAAATCAATTTTCTGGACACCTCGCCATTTTACGGACGCGGCATGTCGGAAGTCCTGCTCGGCATCGCCTTGCGAGGTGTTCCTCGCGATGAATACCTGCTCTGTACAAAACTGGGACGATACGACCTGCAACATTTTGACTTCTCTGCTAAACGCGTGGCGGAAAGTGTCGATGTCAGTCTACATCGATTAGGGACAGATCATCTTGATATCGTATTGTGTCACGACATTGAATTCGTACCACTCGATCAGATTGTTGAAGAAACCATACCCGCTTTGAAAAAGATCAAAGAGTCTGGAAAAGTGCGGTACTTCGGGATCAGCGGATATCCCATGAAAATTTTCCGAGAGATTACTGCCCAATGTGATATTGATTGTGTGCTTTCTTATAACCAGTACACACTCCAAAACCGACGCTTTGCTGAAGAGATGGTGCCTGAATTAAAATCCAAAGGCATCGGCATCATGAATGCCGGGCCTTTCTCAGCAAGACTGTTAACGCAAACCGCTCCCCCAGACTGGTTAAAAGAACCAGAAGAAGTGAAAGCAGCTGCTCGCAATGCAGCCGAGTTTTGTCAGAAACAGGGAGTCGATATCGCACAACTGGCACTGCAGTTTTCCTGTGCCAATCCCGATATGGCGACCACCGTTGCTGGCAGTGCCAATCCAGACAACATCCGCAAATGGAAAAAATGGCTGGAGGAACCGCTCGATCAGCAATTGCTCAAAGACGTAGAAGCAATTTTCGAACCCGTCATGAACATCGGTCACAAAGAGGGATTACCGGAAAATAATTAA
- a CDS encoding DUF1559 domain-containing protein, with the protein MPKQIRHAFTLIELLVVIAIIAILVALLLPAVQQAREAARRTSCKNNMKQIGLALHNYQSTHNVFPPSSTSGFGQGVWGYPTASAVSLSDPTIHLHSFASLILPFLEAGNLQDSINYNVSALAPANQGAASQFLPFYRCPSYSGQEFSNDALYTTGVGYDKFAIRNYVALGAKTVYGLSGAPGTSAEGVMYPGSKTSFRDIADGTSNTIMIAETREQSASVWIDGTSATVAARWADFSLPTLAGNSSSINHENYYYTGGTIPNSIDQIWGPSSLHQGGAQHLLGDGSVRFISENIDYIVYESLASRAGGEVIGEY; encoded by the coding sequence ATGCCTAAACAAATCCGCCACGCCTTCACGTTAATCGAACTTCTCGTTGTGATAGCAATCATTGCGATACTGGTTGCCTTGTTACTTCCAGCTGTTCAACAAGCCCGGGAAGCGGCTCGTCGAACGTCCTGCAAAAACAATATGAAGCAAATCGGACTGGCACTGCATAATTATCAAAGCACACACAATGTTTTTCCTCCCAGCAGTACGAGTGGATTTGGACAGGGAGTCTGGGGATATCCGACGGCATCGGCCGTGAGTCTGTCTGATCCCACCATTCATTTGCATAGTTTTGCCAGCTTGATTCTTCCCTTCCTGGAAGCCGGGAATCTGCAGGATTCGATCAATTACAATGTCTCTGCGCTGGCTCCTGCAAATCAGGGAGCCGCTTCGCAGTTTCTACCGTTTTATCGCTGCCCCAGTTATTCCGGTCAAGAATTCAGCAATGATGCGTTGTATACGACGGGAGTTGGATACGATAAATTTGCGATTCGTAATTATGTGGCTTTGGGAGCCAAAACTGTTTACGGGCTATCGGGTGCCCCGGGAACCTCGGCTGAAGGCGTCATGTATCCTGGTTCAAAAACCAGTTTTCGAGATATCGCCGATGGCACCTCCAATACGATTATGATCGCCGAGACACGTGAACAGAGTGCTTCTGTCTGGATTGATGGAACCAGCGCGACCGTAGCAGCACGCTGGGCGGATTTCTCACTTCCGACACTGGCGGGAAATTCAAGTTCGATCAATCACGAAAATTACTACTACACTGGTGGCACAATTCCAAATTCAATCGACCAGATCTGGGGCCCTTCAAGTTTACATCAAGGAGGAGCTCAGCATTTACTCGGCGATGGATCGGTTAGATTCATCTCTGAGAATATCGACTATATCGTCTACGAATCTCTCGCATCCCGGGCTGGGGGAGAAGTGATTGGCGAATATTAA
- a CDS encoding ArsR/SmtB family transcription factor: MDNLTEDTFQAEYCAERLKALSDPLRLKIVGLLRHGELTVTDISQFLETEIVTVSHHLKILKHSQFVTPRRQGRFIYYSLNKNLIQESIESLNLGCCKIQIGEEDERLV; the protein is encoded by the coding sequence ATGGATAACTTGACTGAAGATACTTTTCAGGCAGAGTATTGTGCCGAAAGGCTGAAAGCGTTAAGTGATCCACTGCGTTTGAAAATCGTAGGGTTGCTACGGCATGGAGAATTAACCGTCACTGATATTTCCCAATTCCTCGAAACTGAAATCGTGACCGTTTCGCATCACCTCAAAATTTTAAAGCATAGTCAGTTTGTTACGCCTCGCCGTCAGGGGCGTTTCATTTATTACAGCCTCAATAAAAATCTCATTCAGGAATCGATAGAATCTCTCAACCTGGGATGCTGTAAAATTCAAATTGGAGAAGAGGACGAGCGGCTAGTCTGA
- a CDS encoding amidohydrolase family protein, with product MIDSHHHFWNYSSDQYPWIGEGMQKIAHSFLPQNLIDVAQPSGISGVISVQARQTLDETSWLLELAEDSDFIRGVVGWVPLKSKDLTSTLDQYAHHPKLVGVRHVVQDETDGFLLDSVFNRGIDALLETGLVYDLLMFPHQLKESIQFVDLHPEQVFVLDHLAKPRIHKDHYDSDWARDIKDLAKRQNVSVKFSGLTTEVKSQPWSVAMLKPYWDMAIEAFGPQRIMYGSDWPVCLLETEYNQWVDAVKEFAGELSQAEHNQFFRENCEKAYELKTTS from the coding sequence ATGATTGACTCCCATCATCACTTCTGGAATTACTCGTCCGACCAATATCCCTGGATTGGAGAAGGGATGCAGAAAATTGCCCATAGTTTTCTGCCTCAGAACCTTATAGATGTCGCTCAACCATCCGGTATCTCGGGAGTCATTTCTGTCCAGGCCAGACAAACTCTCGACGAAACAAGCTGGTTACTGGAACTCGCTGAGGATTCCGATTTCATTCGAGGTGTTGTCGGCTGGGTGCCATTGAAGTCTAAAGATCTCACATCGACTCTCGACCAGTATGCTCACCATCCCAAACTGGTCGGCGTCAGGCATGTGGTGCAGGATGAGACCGATGGTTTCTTATTAGATTCTGTTTTCAATCGAGGAATTGACGCACTGCTTGAAACGGGCCTCGTATATGACCTGCTCATGTTTCCTCATCAATTGAAAGAGTCGATTCAATTTGTCGATCTGCATCCCGAACAAGTCTTTGTGCTGGATCATCTGGCGAAGCCTCGAATACACAAAGATCACTATGATTCAGATTGGGCACGCGATATTAAGGATCTCGCAAAGAGACAGAATGTCTCCGTCAAATTTTCTGGACTCACGACCGAAGTGAAATCACAACCCTGGTCGGTTGCTATGTTGAAGCCATATTGGGATATGGCAATTGAAGCATTTGGTCCGCAACGCATAATGTATGGCAGCGACTGGCCTGTCTGCCTCTTGGAAACAGAATACAACCAGTGGGTCGATGCCGTGAAAGAATTCGCTGGGGAATTATCTCAGGCAGAACATAATCAGTTCTTTAGAGAGAACTGTGAAAAAGCTTATGAACTGAAAACCACTTCGTAG